A window of the Acidobacteriota bacterium genome harbors these coding sequences:
- a CDS encoding protein kinase — protein sequence MLSEQISHYKIIKKLGAGGMGEVYLAEDTRLFRQVALKILPASYQYDPERRSRFLKEARAASALRSPNTAAIYDIGEHQGLSFIVMEYVEGDLLSRKIHCGPLAETAVLDIAAQVVEALDEAHSLNIIHRDIKCSNIMITPRGLVKLLDFGLARVTGRLNEDGRHYETQPLANEADNFSNYPTVQLNETNAATVLLDDSAATDALDISTNPTVALDDLSQPTVTLDETSQPTVALDEYATRLDSANPKMQADSFKTVYAPEVAQEATPAFQETAVGVVMGTVPYMSPEQAFGLALDPRTDLFSLGVVMYELATGALPFTGNTERELIQNIGFTEPAPLTALKPGLSAEFARVVKKCLEKARENRYQTARDLLNDLQEIQQAAKNTASLTKSTGAVRKRSRKAIDALAILPFENDSHDADAEFLSDGITESIINNLSQIGKLKVMARSTVFRYKGKAIDPQAVAAELGVRGVLTGRVLQRGDRLVIKTELIDADDGSQLWGEQFNRQLADIFAIEEEISREISDKLKLKLTGEQKKRLSKRHTQNTDAYQEYLKGRFHWNKRSRDGLHKSIEHFNKAIDIDPNYALAYAGLADAYNIIASYSSSPPSEAFPKARSAATRALALDEALAEAHTSLAFVKLGYDWDWAAAEREFRTAIALNPGYATAHLWYALYLVALQRHDEALVEMQKAQEIDPMSLPIKANLGWLLYMSRDYDAAIDQLHKTLEIEPNFLLARRRLWQVYAIKGMYEASAAEFQKALQIAGEDLETLASQAYFYALSGNRDEAHRLLEELGDLSCHQYVPAYFLARIFVGLGDKDRAFKFLDMAFEERYGLLAYMNVEPELDLLRDDPRFADLARRVGLN from the coding sequence AACAAATTTCTCATTACAAAATTATTAAAAAACTCGGCGCGGGCGGAATGGGTGAAGTTTATCTCGCCGAAGACACACGCTTGTTTCGTCAGGTCGCTCTAAAAATTTTACCGGCATCCTATCAATACGACCCCGAACGCCGTTCACGGTTTTTGAAAGAAGCGCGCGCCGCTTCCGCCTTGCGTTCGCCAAATACCGCAGCAATTTATGACATCGGCGAACATCAGGGGTTGAGCTTTATCGTGATGGAATATGTCGAAGGCGATTTATTGTCACGCAAAATTCATTGCGGGCCGCTTGCTGAAACCGCTGTTCTTGATATTGCCGCGCAGGTCGTTGAAGCCCTCGACGAAGCCCATTCACTTAACATCATTCACCGCGATATTAAATGCTCGAATATTATGATAACCCCGCGCGGGCTGGTGAAACTGCTCGATTTCGGGTTGGCGCGCGTCACCGGGCGACTCAATGAAGACGGGCGGCATTATGAAACCCAGCCGCTTGCCAACGAAGCGGATAATTTTTCCAACTACCCCACGGTTCAATTGAATGAAACGAATGCTGCAACCGTTTTACTCGATGACTCAGCCGCGACCGATGCGCTTGATATTTCAACCAATCCGACCGTGGCGCTTGATGACCTGAGCCAACCAACAGTGACGCTCGACGAAACTTCGCAACCGACTGTGGCGCTTGATGAATACGCCACGCGCCTTGATTCAGCAAACCCAAAAATGCAAGCCGACAGTTTCAAAACGGTTTACGCGCCCGAGGTCGCGCAAGAGGCAACGCCCGCGTTCCAGGAAACGGCTGTTGGCGTGGTGATGGGCACGGTGCCTTATATGTCGCCCGAACAGGCTTTCGGGCTTGCGCTCGACCCGCGCACGGATTTATTCAGCCTCGGCGTGGTGATGTATGAACTCGCGACCGGCGCGCTGCCGTTTACCGGCAACACTGAGCGCGAACTCATTCAAAACATCGGCTTCACAGAACCCGCGCCGCTCACTGCGCTTAAACCCGGTCTCTCTGCGGAATTCGCGCGCGTGGTGAAAAAATGTCTCGAAAAAGCCCGCGAAAATCGCTATCAAACGGCGCGCGATTTATTAAACGATTTACAGGAGATTCAACAGGCGGCAAAAAATACCGCATCACTGACTAAGTCAACCGGAGCGGTTCGCAAACGTTCACGCAAAGCCATTGACGCGCTCGCCATTTTGCCTTTTGAAAATGACAGCCACGATGCGGACGCCGAGTTTTTAAGCGATGGCATCACCGAAAGCATCATCAATAACCTGTCACAAATTGGCAAACTCAAAGTCATGGCGCGGTCAACGGTGTTTCGCTACAAAGGCAAAGCCATTGACCCGCAAGCGGTCGCAGCGGAACTCGGAGTTCGCGGCGTACTGACCGGCAGAGTCCTGCAACGCGGCGACCGGCTGGTCATCAAAACCGAATTGATTGACGCGGACGACGGGTCGCAACTCTGGGGCGAACAATTCAACCGGCAACTCGCAGACATCTTCGCTATCGAAGAAGAGATTTCCAGAGAGATTTCCGACAAACTGAAACTCAAACTGACCGGCGAACAGAAAAAACGTTTAAGCAAACGCCACACCCAGAACACTGACGCTTATCAGGAATATTTGAAAGGGCGCTTTCATTGGAACAAACGCTCGCGCGACGGGTTGCATAAAAGCATCGAGCATTTCAACAAAGCGATTGATATTGACCCCAATTATGCGCTCGCTTATGCGGGACTCGCAGACGCTTATAACATCATCGCCAGTTACAGTTCATCGCCACCCAGCGAAGCCTTTCCGAAAGCGCGTTCGGCGGCGACTCGCGCTTTAGCGTTGGACGAGGCGCTCGCCGAAGCTCACACCTCACTGGCGTTTGTGAAACTCGGATACGATTGGGACTGGGCGGCTGCCGAACGCGAATTTCGCACAGCGATTGCGCTCAATCCGGGCTATGCGACAGCCCATCTCTGGTATGCGCTATATCTCGTCGCCCTGCAACGCCACGATGAAGCGCTCGTTGAAATGCAAAAGGCGCAAGAGATTGACCCGATGTCTTTACCGATTAAAGCCAATCTCGGTTGGTTGTTGTATATGAGCCGCGATTACGACGCAGCGATTGACCAACTGCATAAAACTTTGGAGATTGAACCGAACTTTCTACTGGCGCGACGGCGTTTGTGGCAGGTCTATGCCATCAAAGGAATGTACGAAGCCTCGGCTGCCGAATTTCAAAAGGCGCTACAGATTGCCGGTGAAGACCTGGAAACCTTAGCTTCCCAAGCCTATTTTTATGCGCTTTCCGGTAATCGCGATGAAGCCCATCGGCTGCTTGAAGAACTCGGCGACCTGTCGTGTCATCAATATGTACCGGCATATTTTCTTGCAAGAATTTTCGTCGGGCTTGGCGACAAAGATCGCGCCTTTAAATTTTTGGATATGGCATTTGAAGAGCGTTACGGGTTGCTCGCGTATATGAATGTCGAACCGGAACTCGATTTATTGCGCGATGACCCGCGCTTTGCCGATCTGGCGCGGCGTGTTGGTTTAAATTAA
- a CDS encoding protein kinase, giving the protein MAKQQAMQKMSFAAGTSFSHYRIMSRLGSGGMGEVYLAEDTRLGRKVALKVLPSHFTHEADRLRRFEQEARAASALNHPNIITIFEVGHTGELNYIVTEFIEGQTLRQRMMSGRLSLRDALKIAIQVANALSAAHAAGIVHRDIKPENVMVRPDGYVKVVDFGLVKLTEPLPNSGEIDDETETQILSTDPSIVMGTPHYMSPEQARGMSIDARADIFSLGSMVYEMVSGRTPFEGSTPGEIIASILYKEPPLLARYSREVPQELERIVTKALRKDREERYQTAKDIALDLKNLRQHLAFEEIRERSMTPDVSYEVSTIRNSGSRPTVVDYSRDEFFTGDMQPVRPMSSAEYIITELKQRKKTVFFSLFAVILAVVALIYFNGRNKTAVDSIAVLPFVNTGGEPSSDYVADGMTESLIKNLSQLPKLKVMSLISVLRYKGGDVDPRAVGRDLSVQAVLSGRISKRDDGVLVNIELVDARDNTRIWGEQYQRKFSDILALQEEILRSISQKLQLKLNSDERKRLEAYQLYLMGRNYWNKRRADDVRKGLDYFQQAIDKNPQYAPAYAGLADSYNLLVVYGIMPPHEAFPKAKEAAEKALALDDTLAEAHTSLAFVKSRYEWDWEGAEAAFRRAIELNPNYALARQWYANHLVSVGRSLEAIEESKRTQELDPLSLMANAQIGWIYFYSRQYDAGAKACQKAIEMGPNFFSARRYYGLILEAQNKYDEAIEQFEKGRESSANNPIMIAALGHAYAVAGKKREAQKLLDELTNEPNERKPSSYDIAVIYTGLGETEKAIEWLEKAYEERNEYLSYVKADPRFDPLRTDPRFQDILRRMSLMN; this is encoded by the coding sequence TTGGCAAAGCAACAAGCTATGCAGAAGATGTCTTTCGCAGCCGGTACAAGTTTTTCGCATTATCGCATCATGTCCAGACTCGGTTCGGGCGGCATGGGTGAAGTGTACCTGGCGGAAGACACGCGACTCGGACGCAAAGTGGCGCTCAAAGTCTTGCCTTCGCATTTTACCCACGAAGCCGACCGCTTGCGGCGCTTCGAGCAGGAAGCGCGCGCCGCCTCGGCTTTGAACCATCCCAATATCATCACCATTTTTGAAGTCGGTCACACAGGCGAACTCAATTACATCGTCACCGAATTTATTGAAGGACAAACCCTCAGACAACGCATGATGAGCGGGCGACTAAGCCTCCGCGACGCCTTAAAGATTGCCATTCAAGTCGCCAACGCGCTGAGCGCAGCCCATGCGGCAGGCATCGTGCATCGCGACATCAAACCTGAAAATGTGATGGTGCGTCCCGATGGTTATGTCAAAGTCGTCGATTTTGGACTGGTGAAACTTACGGAACCACTGCCGAATTCCGGCGAGATTGATGATGAAACGGAAACCCAGATTTTAAGCACCGACCCAAGCATCGTCATGGGCACGCCGCATTATATGTCGCCCGAACAGGCGCGCGGCATGAGCATCGATGCGCGCGCCGATATTTTCAGCCTCGGCTCGATGGTTTATGAAATGGTTTCGGGACGCACGCCCTTTGAAGGTTCAACGCCAGGCGAAATCATCGCTTCGATTCTCTACAAAGAGCCACCCTTACTGGCGCGTTACTCAAGAGAAGTGCCGCAGGAGTTGGAGCGCATCGTCACCAAAGCCCTGCGCAAAGACCGTGAAGAACGCTATCAAACCGCCAAAGACATCGCGCTCGATTTAAAAAATCTGCGTCAGCATCTGGCATTTGAAGAAATTCGCGAACGTTCGATGACGCCCGATGTGAGTTACGAAGTCAGTACGATTCGCAATAGCGGCAGTCGCCCGACGGTGGTTGACTATTCGCGAGATGAATTTTTCACAGGCGATATGCAGCCCGTGCGTCCGATGTCGAGCGCCGAATACATCATCACCGAACTTAAACAACGCAAGAAAACCGTCTTCTTTTCGTTGTTCGCAGTGATTCTCGCGGTTGTCGCGTTGATTTATTTTAATGGCAGAAACAAGACCGCTGTTGATTCCATCGCCGTCCTGCCCTTTGTCAATACCGGCGGCGAACCGAGTTCCGATTATGTTGCAGACGGCATGACTGAAAGTTTGATTAAAAATCTTTCGCAATTGCCTAAGCTCAAAGTCATGTCGTTGATTTCCGTCTTGCGTTACAAAGGCGGCGATGTTGACCCGCGCGCGGTTGGTCGCGACCTCAGTGTGCAGGCGGTGCTGTCGGGCAGAATCAGCAAACGCGATGATGGCGTCCTGGTCAACATCGAACTCGTTGATGCCCGCGATAACACGCGCATCTGGGGCGAACAATATCAACGCAAATTCTCGGACATCCTTGCTTTGCAGGAAGAAATCCTGCGCAGCATTTCGCAAAAACTCCAACTCAAACTCAACAGCGATGAGCGCAAACGCCTGGAAGCCTATCAACTCTATTTGATGGGACGCAATTATTGGAACAAGCGTCGCGCCGACGATGTGCGCAAAGGTTTGGATTATTTCCAACAGGCAATTGATAAAAATCCGCAATACGCGCCGGCTTATGCAGGGCTTGCCGATTCTTACAACCTGCTGGTGGTTTATGGCATTATGCCGCCGCACGAGGCTTTCCCTAAAGCCAAAGAAGCCGCCGAAAAAGCCCTCGCTTTGGATGACACTCTGGCTGAAGCGCATACCTCGCTGGCGTTCGTCAAAAGCCGTTATGAGTGGGATTGGGAAGGCGCAGAAGCCGCCTTTCGTCGCGCCATCGAACTCAATCCCAATTACGCGCTCGCCAGACAATGGTACGCCAATCATCTGGTTTCCGTCGGTCGCAGCCTGGAAGCCATTGAAGAATCGAAACGCACACAGGAACTTGACCCGCTGTCGCTGATGGCAAACGCGCAAATCGGATGGATTTATTTTTACTCGCGGCAATATGATGCGGGCGCGAAAGCCTGTCAAAAGGCGATTGAGATGGGACCCAATTTCTTTTCGGCGCGGCGTTATTACGGGTTGATTCTCGAAGCGCAAAATAAATATGACGAAGCCATCGAGCAATTTGAAAAAGGACGCGAATCATCAGCCAACAATCCGATTATGATTGCCGCCCTGGGTCACGCTTATGCCGTTGCCGGAAAAAAACGCGAAGCGCAAAAACTGTTGGATGAACTCACCAATGAACCCAACGAACGCAAACCTTCGTCTTACGACATTGCGGTGATTTACACAGGGCTTGGCGAAACCGAAAAAGCCATTGAGTGGTTGGAAAAAGCTTATGAAGAACGCAACGAATATTTGTCTTATGTAAAAGCCGACCCGCGTTTTGACCCGTTACGCACCGACCCGCGTTTTCAGGATATCTTGCGCCGCATGAGCTTGATGAATTAA
- a CDS encoding class I SAM-dependent methyltransferase: MDEKFWDSLAANYDEEVFDTLKNDKHGILAKYIDRFASSEHQATDFGCGVGKYLPTLAKRFHKVYAIDHSQKCLDVAKKSCEEFSNIRFLKCDLSNGELRIPKAHFAINTNVIIMPSPEKRLAILQNLSRKIVKGGHLLLLAPSVESVLYTQFRIAEWFAKLNKRRKNPLYEKLSDGSLKNFSIPNGILNIENVATKHYVKEELLVLLHRVGLEVKSFEKVEYDWRLELDESADELTPPYPWDWLVVCEKVR; encoded by the coding sequence ATGGACGAAAAATTCTGGGATAGCCTTGCGGCGAATTACGATGAAGAAGTTTTTGATACCTTAAAAAATGATAAGCATGGCATTCTTGCCAAATACATTGACCGGTTTGCGTCAAGCGAACATCAGGCGACGGATTTCGGCTGCGGTGTAGGGAAATATTTGCCGACGCTTGCCAAAAGGTTTCATAAAGTTTATGCCATCGACCATTCACAAAAATGCCTGGATGTTGCCAAAAAGTCGTGTGAAGAATTTTCAAATATCAGATTTTTGAAATGCGATTTGAGTAACGGCGAATTGCGCATCCCTAAAGCTCATTTTGCTATCAACACCAATGTCATCATTATGCCATCGCCGGAAAAGCGGCTGGCGATTTTGCAGAACCTGTCACGCAAAATCGTTAAAGGCGGGCATCTGCTGTTGCTTGCGCCTTCGGTTGAATCGGTGCTCTACACGCAGTTTCGCATCGCCGAGTGGTTTGCAAAATTGAACAAGCGGCGCAAAAATCCGCTTTACGAAAAACTTTCGGATGGCAGTCTGAAAAATTTTTCTATCCCCAACGGCATCCTCAATATCGAAAACGTTGCCACCAAACATTATGTCAAAGAAGAGTTGCTGGTTTTACTGCATCGCGTGGGACTCGAGGTGAAATCGTTTGAAAAAGTCGAATACGATTGGCGGCTTGAGTTGGATGAATCGGCAGATGAATTGACGCCGCCTTACCCCTGGGACTGGCTGGTGGTGTGCGAAAAAGTCCGTTGA
- a CDS encoding 2-oxoglutarate and iron-dependent oxygenase domain-containing protein — protein MSDGFSHIPIIDISALVQQKPERRAVAAQIGQACRECGFFYITGHGVDEALQARLENLSREFFAQPLADKLQIRMARGGRAWRGYFAVGDELTSGKPDLKEGIYFGAELGDDHPMVQAHTPMHGRNLFPTGLNEFRETVLDYMAAMTALGHQLMQGIALSLELDENYFYERYTAEPLTLFRIFNYPPDLEVEKSWGVGEHTDYGVLTILKQDDSGGLQVKSKSQWVEAPPVANTFVCNLGDMLDRMTGGLYRSTPHRVKNPTTHNRLSFPFFFDPNFNAEVKAIDLSLAVKDDKDERWDKASVHEFQGTYGEYLLNKVAKVFPQLREKII, from the coding sequence ATGAGTGATGGGTTTTCACACATCCCGATAATCGACATCAGCGCGCTGGTTCAGCAAAAGCCTGAACGGCGCGCTGTGGCAGCGCAAATCGGGCAGGCGTGTCGCGAATGCGGATTTTTTTACATAACCGGGCACGGCGTTGATGAAGCGTTGCAAGCGAGGCTTGAAAATTTGAGTCGCGAATTTTTCGCGCAACCGCTTGCAGACAAATTGCAAATTCGCATGGCACGAGGCGGACGCGCCTGGCGCGGTTATTTTGCGGTTGGTGATGAACTCACATCCGGCAAACCGGATTTGAAAGAAGGCATCTATTTCGGCGCGGAACTCGGTGATGACCATCCAATGGTTCAAGCGCATACGCCGATGCACGGGCGCAATCTCTTTCCGACGGGACTCAATGAATTTCGTGAAACGGTGCTTGACTATATGGCGGCGATGACCGCGCTTGGTCATCAATTGATGCAGGGTATCGCGCTCAGTCTCGAACTCGATGAAAATTATTTTTATGAGCGCTATACGGCTGAACCATTGACGCTTTTTCGCATCTTCAATTATCCGCCTGACCTTGAAGTTGAAAAAAGCTGGGGCGTTGGTGAACACACGGATTATGGTGTGCTGACGATTTTAAAACAGGACGATTCGGGCGGCTTGCAGGTGAAATCAAAATCGCAATGGGTCGAAGCGCCGCCGGTTGCCAATACGTTTGTCTGTAACCTGGGGGATATGCTTGACCGCATGACCGGCGGGTTGTATCGGTCAACGCCGCATCGCGTGAAAAATCCGACAACCCACAATCGGTTATCGTTTCCGTTTTTCTTTGATCCGAATTTCAATGCTGAAGTCAAAGCCATTGACCTGAGCCTTGCAGTCAAGGATGATAAGGATGAGCGTTGGGATAAAGCGAGTGTTCATGAATTTCAGGGCACTTATGGCGAGTATTTGTTAAACAAAGTGGCGAAGGTTTTTCCGCAGTTGCGCGAGAAAATCATCTGA
- a CDS encoding PQQ-binding-like beta-propeller repeat protein, with protein sequence MKKISVFAVTAFLFSLINASVIADNQQAHWPEWRGPSFNGMARGDAPTSWDETKNIKWKASIPGRGHSTPIIWGDKIFLTTATPTGKTPPPAPEAGGQGRRGGLSGGGAMAQVEHKFEVLCLNRKTGKILWQKTARVATPHEGYHRMYGSFASNSPVTDGKYVYVSFGSRGVYCFDMNGKLIWEKDLGVQMRMRLQFGEGTAPALDKDKLILTFDHEAGSFIVALDKQTGKELWRVSRDEISAWSVPLIIEYGGRRQIIVAASKKVRSYDAQTGKVIWECAGLGSNVIPAPIFYNGVVYVMSGHRDPKLMAIKLGKEGDLTGTDAVLWTHTRGMSYTASPVLHDGKLYVLTDGGQVSCFNVATGEPYFQQVRLPRPYNFKASPVGANGKLYLASEDGEVIILKMTDKLEVLTTNKLEDQMFIASPVIVDGELFLRSQNTLYCISENKK encoded by the coding sequence ATGAAGAAAATATCGGTCTTTGCTGTAACCGCGTTTCTATTTTCGTTAATTAATGCATCGGTTATTGCCGACAACCAGCAGGCGCATTGGCCTGAATGGCGCGGACCTTCTTTTAATGGCATGGCGCGTGGCGATGCGCCGACCAGTTGGGACGAAACCAAAAACATCAAATGGAAAGCCTCGATTCCCGGTCGCGGTCATTCGACGCCAATCATCTGGGGCGACAAAATTTTTCTGACGACTGCCACGCCGACGGGCAAAACCCCGCCACCTGCGCCTGAAGCAGGCGGGCAAGGGCGGCGCGGCGGATTATCAGGCGGCGGCGCGATGGCACAGGTCGAACATAAATTCGAGGTACTTTGCCTCAATCGTAAAACCGGCAAAATTCTCTGGCAGAAAACTGCCCGCGTCGCCACCCCGCACGAAGGCTACCATCGAATGTATGGCAGCTTCGCTTCCAATTCGCCGGTCACCGACGGCAAATATGTTTATGTCTCTTTCGGTTCGCGCGGCGTCTATTGTTTCGATATGAACGGCAAGCTCATCTGGGAAAAAGACCTCGGCGTGCAGATGCGTATGCGCTTGCAATTCGGCGAAGGGACGGCTCCGGCGCTCGACAAAGACAAACTGATTTTGACTTTTGACCACGAAGCCGGTTCATTCATCGTGGCGCTCGATAAACAAACCGGTAAAGAGTTGTGGCGCGTGTCGCGTGATGAAATCAGCGCCTGGAGTGTGCCGTTGATTATTGAATACGGCGGACGGCGGCAAATCATCGTGGCGGCAAGCAAGAAGGTGCGAAGCTATGACGCGCAAACCGGCAAAGTGATTTGGGAATGTGCGGGCTTAGGTTCAAATGTGATTCCCGCGCCGATTTTTTATAACGGCGTAGTGTACGTGATGAGCGGGCATCGCGACCCGAAATTGATGGCGATTAAACTGGGCAAAGAAGGTGATTTGACCGGAACCGATGCGGTGTTATGGACGCATACGCGCGGCATGTCTTATACGGCGTCGCCGGTTTTGCATGACGGCAAACTCTATGTGTTGACCGACGGCGGACAGGTCAGTTGTTTTAATGTTGCGACGGGTGAGCCTTATTTTCAGCAGGTGCGTTTGCCGCGTCCGTATAATTTCAAAGCCTCGCCGGTTGGCGCAAACGGCAAACTTTATCTGGCAAGCGAAGATGGCGAAGTCATCATTTTGAAGATGACCGATAAACTCGAAGTCTTAACCACCAACAAACTCGAAGATCAGATGTTTATTGCCTCGCCGGTGATTGTCGATGGCGAACTGTTTCTGCGCAGTCAAAATACGCTCTACTGTATCAGCGAAAATAAAAAGTAA